A stretch of the Papaver somniferum cultivar HN1 chromosome 6, ASM357369v1, whole genome shotgun sequence genome encodes the following:
- the LOC113289270 gene encoding pentatricopeptide repeat-containing protein At1g20230-like yields MNHSSNISIKFFKTCINSGDIENARKLFNKIPQPDIRLWTILISAHTKHGFPKQSVEIYSDLLKWNIEPDRLVLQSVAKACAVLADLVKAKKVHEDAIRFGFESDLLLGNALIDMYGKCRFIQGAKKVFYELSTRDVISWTSLLSCYINCGFPREALRILREMCLSGVKPNTITVSSTLPACSDLKDLNSGREIHGFAVRNLMGDNVFVSSALVNMYANCASIRNSELVFENMSQRDIVSWNVILASQFSNGECDKALNFFQQMINEGVKLDSASWNSVISGCMQNGRTQEALELFVRMQDLGFKPNNITVASVLPACTDLESLRGGREIHGYSYRHQHLEDIVVGTSLVFMYAKCGELDLSRRVFDNLLQRDTIAWNTMILANSMHGNGEEALSLFHKMLNSGVKPNSITFTGVLSGCSHSRLVDEAQSILSSMSRDYMIEPDADHYSCMVDVLSRSGQLKKAYEFIQEMPVQPTAGAWGALLGACRVYKNADLGKIAAKRLFEIEPENPGNYVLLSNILVTAKLWDDASEIREMMRDRGIFKMPGCSWIQVKNKVYTFVAGDKENDKSDAIYSFLDELGEKMRLAGYMPNTDYVLQDVDQEEKEQVLCSHSEKLAVAFGILNLKGGSSIRVFKNLRVCGDCHTAIKFMSNIVGLRITLRDSLRFHHFNDGNCSCRDFW; encoded by the coding sequence ATGAATCATTCTTCCAATATCAGTATCAAATTCTTCAAAACTTGTATAAATTCGGGGGATATAGAAAATGCTCGCAAGTTGTTCAACAAAATTCCTCAACCAGATATTCGTTTATGGACTATCTTAATTTCTGCTCATACAAAACACGGTTTCCCTAAACAATCAGTCGAAATATACTCTGATTTACTGAAATGGAATATAGAACCCGATCGATTGGTTTTGCAGTCGGTAGCCAAGGCATGTGCAGTGTTGGCAGATCTTGTCAAAGCTAAAAAGGTTCATGAAGATGCAATTAGATTCGGATTTGAATCAGACCTTTTACTAGGGAATGCCTTGATTGATATGTATGGCAAATGTAGGTTCATACAAGGTGCAAAAAAGGTTTTCTACGAGTTGTCCACAAGAGATGTGATTTCATGGACTTCACTCTTATCTTGTTATATCAACTGTGGGTTTCCAAGGGAAGCTTTGCGAATTTTGCGTGAAATGTGTTTAAGTGGCGTGAAACCTAACACCATAACAGTGTCTTCTACACTTCCCGCCTGTTCGGATTTGAAAGACTTGAATTCTGGTAGAGAGATTCATGGGTTTGCAGTGAGAAATTTAATGGGAGATAATGTCTTTGTGAGTAGTGCGCTAGTTAATATGTATGCTAATTGTGCAAGCATAAGAAATTCAGAGCTTGTTTTTGAGAACATGTCTCAAAGAGATATTGTGTCTTGGAATGTGATACTGGCGAGTCAATTCTCAAACGGAGAATGCGACAAAGCTCTCAATTTCTTCCAACAGATGATAAACGAGGGGGTTAAGCTGGACTCTGCCTCGTGGAACTCTGTGATCAGCGGGTGCATGCAAAATGGACGAACACAGGAAGCACTTGAACTGTTTGTTCGGATGCAAGATTTAGGGTTCAAACCTAACAATATTACAGTTGCCAGTGTCTTGCCAGCCTGCACTGATTTGGAAAGCTTAAGGGGAGGTAGAGAGATTCATGGATATAGTTACAGACATCAACATTTAGAAGATATAGTTGTGGGGACTTCTCTAGTTTTCATGTATGCAAAATGTGGCGAGTTGGATCTTTCGCGAAGAGTGTTCGATAACCTTCTGCAGAGAGACACTATTGCATGGAACACAATGATCTTGGCGAACTCAATGCATGGTAACGGTGAAGAAGCCTTGTCACTTTTTCACAAAATGTTGAATTCAGGGGTTAAGCCTAATTCCATTACTTTCACTGGAGTTTTATCCGGGTGCAGCCATTCACGGCTTGTTGATGAAGCCCAGTCAATTTTGAGTTCAATGAGTAGGGATTATATGATTGAACCTGATGCAGATCACTATTCTTGCATGGTTGATGTCCTTAGTCGTTCAGGTCAACTAAAAAAGGCGTATGAGTTCATCCAGGAAATGCCAGTACAGCCAACTGCTGGTGCCTGGGGTGCACTGCTAGGAGCTTGTAGGGTATATAAAAATGCAGACTTGGGAAAGATTGCTGCAAAGCGACTTTTTGAAATTGAACCTGAGAATCCAGGGAACTATGTCTTGTTATCAAACATTCTTGTAACTGCAAAACTGTGGGATGATGCATCAGAAATTAGGGAAATGATGAGAGATAGAGGAATATTTAAAATGCCTGGTTGCAGTTGGATTCAAGTAAAGAATAAAGTTTATACCTTTGTGGCGGGTGATAAAGAAAACGATAAGAGTGATGCAATCTACAGTTTTCTAGATGAATTAGGCGAAAAGATGAGACTCGCTGGTTATATGCCTAACACTGACTATGTTCTGCAAGATGTGGATCAAGAGGAGAAAGAACAGGTTCTCTGTAGCCATAGCGAGAAGTTAGCAGTTGCTTTCGGCATACTAAATCTGAAGGGGGGATCATCCATTCGTGTATTTAAGAACCTAAGAGTGTGCGGAGACTGTCATACTGCTATTAAGTTCATGTCCAATATTGTTGGGCTGCGCATTACTCTTAGGGACTCCTTGCGGTTTCACCATTTTAACGACGGAAATTGCTCCTGTCGAGATTTTTGGTAA